The following nucleotide sequence is from Lytechinus variegatus isolate NC3 chromosome 12, Lvar_3.0, whole genome shotgun sequence.
TGATAGAATTATGGGAAGCCCAAAATGTCAGAATTAAGTTTATATTGTATGCTTCTCATGTTAACTCTGCCCTTTCCTacttctttaatggtgaagacaactatCTTATTTATCCTTCCCAGACAGTTAAGAATTTTTTGAGGGACAAATGAGCTGCACGATTCCTTGTATCTGTACTGTTAAAGATTTATGTCACGATTGGCTTTCAATAGTTAAACTGCAATTTAagccagagtttaaattaaacatgTCTTCAGAATATACGCGCCTTTATCTGTTCGCATTAAGTCACCGTTACTATTTCCTTTGTCTCCTTTAGTTTTTGTTACACTTCAGCCTATAATTTTCCTGGAGTCATTGATTAGAACATTCAACACTTCTCACGCCTAGCACTTTCACTTGCTATGATTCACACCTCTTAACAGCAATAACATAGAGATGAGAGAAGAAAACCTATAGAATAACTAGATAGCTTTATTTACAAGAAAGTGATTGAATATTTTGGAAGTCGACTATTTCGAGTTTAGTTCGGAAGCGACCTCAGCCATTATTCCATTGAGAAAGGTAGTTGCAATGGATAAAGCATCGTCTGGCAGCCCAAAATCGACTTCTGGCATAGACATTTCAAGCACGACGTCACTGTTGTCGTCATCCAAGAGATCATCATCAAAGTCTGTCAGATCACTAACAGTTGTGAACGTGTCGACATCGTATTCATCATCGCTGGCGATGCTGGAAAGGCTGTCATTATCCATTTGATCCATAAACCTTAGCAGACTAGACGTAGAATCCGATAGGAACGATTCGCCATCACCTTCAATGGAGACATGAGCAGATCGATAAGAGTCATCGACGTTGTCGTCTTGGCCTTCGAATTGCTTTAAGGTGATTACCGGATGGTACAAGGTATTGTGTAAGCCGTCTTCCAAACTCCATTCGGAAGTTGTGTCGCTGTAAGCATCACTGATATTTGTAGAGTGGAACTGTGtttcaataaagaaaagaagatgTTGTAATATTAAAATCGACAGAAATGGGCCTTCAAAGTACGTTAAGGAAAAAGTACTTTAAAAGTCGGTGAGAGATCTTAAGGTAGAAAATTTGCAGAGCCATTATATACCTATAAAGAAAAGGAAgttttcataactttctcatagTCTGGTTGTCATGCATTACAAAGAAtagaattaattttgtttcagcAGTGCATGGCTTACCATTTTGAGGGCCTCTGTCGTCAAAGCATTCTTTCGAAGGCCATCGGTATCATCCTCGGTAACTGTGTACAAAGAGagattataataattttcaaacatgaacacgttgaataaagaaattatagcacaaatattaaaaacaaagtaGTCTAGTTTATTAGTAGTACCAGAAAATCACGTTTCGTTTACTGAATTGAATCAAATAGTTTAGGAATTATCTTGAAATTGagtttacaatattttttttagtgtcATGTGTGTGAGGTGGGATTCTGATGAAGAATATCGCCCATACCTTGGAGGAAACAGCACAATTTTCTCAAATTCTTTCCCATACTCTTTCGAAGTCGGGAGAAATATCTTCGCACAAGTGAAGATCGTCGAGCCATTCTCTTTGAAAGGTTGAAAGACAGGAGCAAAGCAAACGTCTTGATCGCAATGAGAATTCATAAAGAATGAATTGTTTAAGTTGCTAATGTCAACAAAAACGCGCAAGTTTCTCTGTTACGTATACGTTTTAATGAGCGGTTTTAGTATCTCGTTTCTGATTGGTTCAAAGTTTACTTTGTTGCGCAGTGTTGTTGTACGGGTATTGTTACGTAACTCAGTGCGCGTAGAAGTCTTCAAAAGGTTTTGTCATTGGAGGACTGGCAGGTCTCTGTGACCTCACAATGTTTTACATCCATGGGGATTTTCAATAGACTTGCGCCGCTTTGAGAGTGTAAgattgaaaaaatgttgataagacaaaatatttttgatatcgGATTAACGCATTACTTTTTTTAGTAAAATGCCTttcctcttcatgaattcccAGAAAGCGCAATTGAAATGTCGCCTTTTCATGTCAAAGTATCAAATactttcagctcgtgcttttgaCTGATAATACACTACTTGTTCATGGTAACAAAAAGGTGCCTATAAAATCCTGATTTTAGGTCTCAATCgcaaaaacgaaaaaaaaaaatatctcagaTCTCGTATTGTGCTCATCTTATGTGATAAGTGAGATTCATATTCccaatgatttttcaaagttttcacgTTTTTCCCGTTCCATGTCCTCCTTTTTTAGTTATTTCCCGTTCAATCCTTTGGCCTTATTCTGAAGACAGGTTTAACATAAACCATGTTTTAATGATGTGATAGAATTATGGGAAACCCAAAATGTTAGAAATAAGTTTATATTGTATGCTTCTCATGTTAACTCTGCCCTTTCCTacttctttaatggtgaagacaactatCTTATTTATCCTTCCCAGACAGTTAAGAATTTTTTGAGGGACAAATGAGCTGCACGATTCCTTGTATCTGTACTGTGAAAGATTTATGTCACGATTGGCTTTCAATAGTTAAACCGCAATTTAagccagagtttaaattaaacatgTCTTCAGAATATACGCGCCTTTATCTGTTCGCATTAAGTCACCGTTACTATTTCCTTTGTCTCCTTTAGTTTTTGTTACACTTCAGCCTATAATTTTTCTGGAGTCATTGATTAGAACATTCAACACTTCTCACGCCTAGCACTTTCACTTGCTATGATTCACACCTGTTAACGGCAATAACATAGAGATTAGAGAAGAAAACCTATAGAATAACTAGATAGCTTTATTTACAAGAAAGTGATTGAATATTTTGGAAGTTGACTATTTCGAGTTTAGTTCGGAAACGACCTCAGCCATTATTCCATTGAGAAAGGTAGTTGCAATGGATAAAGCATCGTCTGGCAGCCCCAAATCGACTTCTGGTAGAGACATTTCAAGCACGACGTCACTGTTGTCGTCATTCAAGAGATCATCATCAAAGTCTGTCAGATCACCAACAGTTGTGAACGTGTCGACATCGTATTCATCATCGCTGGCGATGCTGGAAAGGCTGTCATCCATTTGATCCATAAACCTTAGCAGACTAGATGTAGAATCCGATAGGAACGATTCGCTATCACCTTCAATTGACACATGAGCAGATCGATAAGAGTCATCGACGTTGTCGTCTTGGCCTTCGAATTGCTTTAAGGTGATTACCGGATGGTACAAGGTACTGTGTAAGCCGTCTACCAAACTCCATTCGGAAGTTGTGTCGCTGCAAGCATCACTGATATTTGTAGAGTGGAACTGTGtttcaataaagaaaagaagatgTTGTAATATTAATATCGACAGAAATGGGCCTTCAAAGTACGTTAAGGAAAAAGTACTTTAAAAGTCGGTGAGAGATCTTAAGGTAGAAAATTTGCAGAGCCATTATAGACCTATAAAGAAAAGGAAgttttcataactttctcatagTCTGGTTGTCATGCATTACAAAGAAtagaattaattttgtttcagcAGTGCATGGCTTACCATTTTGAGGGCCTCTGTCGTCAAAGCATTCTTTCGAAGGCCATCGGTATCATCCTCGGTAACTGTGTACAAAGAGagattataataattttcaaacatgaacacgttgaataaagaaattatagcacaaatattaaaaacaaagtaGTCTAGTTTATTAGTAGTACCAGAAAATCACGTTTCGTTTACTGAATTGAATCAAATAGTTTAGGAATTATCTTGAAATTGagtttacaatattttttttagtgtcATGTGTGTGAGGTGGGATTCTGATGAAGAATATCGCCCATACCTTGGAGGAAACAGCACAATTTTCTCAAATTCTTTCCCATACTCTTTCGAAGTCGGGAGAAATATCTTCGCACAAGTGAAGATCGTCGAGCCATTCTCTTTGAAAGATCTAAAGACAGGAGCTAAGCAAACGTCTTGATCGCAATGAGAATTCATAAAGAATGAATTGTTTAAGTTGCTAATGTCAACAAAAACGCGCAAGTTTCTCTGTTACGTATACGTTTTAATGAGCGGTTTTAGTATCTCGTTTCTGATTGGTTCAAAGTTTACTTTGTTGCGCAGTGTTGTTGTACGGGTATTGTTACGTAAGTCAGTGCGCGTAGAAGTCTTCAAAAGGTTTTGTCATTGGAGGACTGGCAGGTCTCTGTGACCTCACAATGTTTTACATCCATGGGGATTTTGAATAGATTTGCGCCGCTTTGAGAgtgtgaaattgaaaaaatgttgaaaagataaaatatttttgatatcgGATTATCGCATTACTTTTTTTAGTAAAATGCCTttcctcttcatgaattcccAGAAAGCGCAATTGAAATGTCGCCTTTTCATGTCAAAGTATCAAATactttcagctcgtgcttttgaCTGATAATACACTATTtgttcatgataacaaaaaggTGCGTTAAATATCCTGATTTTAGGTCTGAATCGCAAaaacgaaaaacaaaatatctcaGATCTCGTATTGTGCACATATTATGTGATAAATGAGATTCAtattccaaattattttcaaagttttcacgTTTTTCCCGTTCCATGTCCTCCTTTTTTAGTTATTTCCCGTTCAATCCTATGGCCTTATTCTGAAGACAGGTTTAACATGAACCATGTTTTAATGATGTGATAGAATTATGGGAAGCCCAAAATGTCAGAATTAAGTTTATATTGTATGCTTCTCATGTTAACTCTGCCCTTTCCTacttctttaatggtgaagacaactatCTTATTTATCCTTCCCAGACAGTTAAGAATTTTTTGAGGGACAAATGAGCTGCACGATTCCTTGTATCTGTACTGTTAAAGATTTATGTCACGATTGGCTTTCAATAGTTAAACTGCAATTTAagccagagtttaaattaaacatgTCTTCAGAATATACGCGCCTTTATCTGTTCGCATTAAGTCACCGTTACTATTTCCTTTGTCTCCTTTAGTTTTTGTTACACTTCAGCCTATAATTTTCCTGGAGTCATTGATTAGAACATTCAACACTTCTCACGCCTAGCACTTTCACTTGCTATGATTCACACCTCTTAACAGCAATAACATAGAGATGAGAGAAGAAAACCTATAGAATAACTAGATAGCTTTATTTACAAGAAAGTGATTGAATATTTTGGAAGTTGACTATTTCGAGTTTAGTTCGGAAACGACCTCAGCCATTATTCCATTGAGAAAGGTAGTTGCAATGGATAAAGCATCGTCTGGCAGCCCCAAATCGACTTCTGGTAGAGACATTTCAAGCACGACGTCACTGTTGTCGTCATTCAAGAGATCATCATCAAAGTCTGTCAGATCACCAACAGTTGTGAACGTGTCGACATCGTATTCATCATCGCTGGCGATGCTGGAAAGGCTGTCATCCATTTGATCCATAAACCTTAGCAGACTAGATGTAGAATCCGATAGGAACGATTCGCTATCACCTTCAATTGACACATGAGCAGATCGATAAGAGTCATCGACGTTGTCGTCTTGGCCTTCGAATTGCTTTAAGGTGATTACCGGATGGTACAAGGTACTGTGTAAGCCGTCTACCAAACTCCATTCGGAAGTTGTGTCGCTGCAAGCATCACTGATATTTGTAGAGTGGAACTGTGtttcaataaagaaaagaagatgTGGTAATATTAAAATCGACAGAAATGGGCCTTCAAAGTACGTTAAGGAAAAAGTACTTTAAAAGTCGGTGAGAGATCTTAAGGTAGAAAATTTGCAGAGCCATTATAGACCTATAAAGAAAAGGAAgttttcataactttctcatagTCTGGTTGTCATGCATTACAAAGAAtagaattaattttgtttcagcAGTGCATGGCTTACCATTTTGAGGGCCTCTGTCGTCAAAGCATTCTTTCGAAGGCCATCGGTATCATCCTCGGTAACTGTGTACAAAGAGagattataataattttcaaacatgaacacgttgaataaagaaattatagcacaaatattaaaaacaaagtaGTCTAGTTTATTAGTAGTACCAGAAAATCACGTTTCGTTTACTGAATTGAATCAAATAGTTTAGGAATTATCTTGAAATTGagtttacaatattttttttagtgtcATGTGTGTGAGGTGGGATTCTGATGAAGAATATCGCCCATACCTTGGAGGAAACAGCACAATTTTCTCAAATTCTTTCCCATACTCTTTCGAAGTCGGGAGAAATATCTTCGCACAAGTGAAGATCGTCGAGCCATTCTCTTTGAAAGATCTAAAGACAGGAGCTAAGCAAACGTCTTGATCGCAATGAGAATTCATAAAGAATGAATTGTTTAAGTTGCTAATGTCAACAAAAACGCGCAAGTTTCTCTGTTACGTATGCGTTTTAATGAGCGGTTTTAGTATCTCGTTTCTGATTGGTTCAAAGTTTACTTTGTTGCGCAGTGTTGTTGTACGGGTATTGTTACGTATGTCAGTGCGCGTAGAAGTCTTCAAAAGGTTTTGTCATTGGAGGACTGGCAGGTCTCTGTGACCTCACAATGTTTTACATCCATGGGGATTTTCAATAGACTTGCGCCGCTTTGAGAGTGTAAgattgaaaaaatgttgataagacaaaatatttttgatatcgGATTAAcgcattacttttttttagtaaaatgcgtttcctcttcatgaattcccAGAAAGCGCAATTGAAATGTCGCCTTTTTATGTCAGAGTATCAAATactttcagctcgtgcttttgaCTCATAATTTAGTAAGATACACTATTtgttcatgataacaaaaaggTGCGTTAAATATCCTGATTTTAGGTCTGAATCGCAAaaacgaaaaacaaaatatctcaGATCTCGTATTGTGCTCATCTTATGTGATAAGTGAGATTCATATtccaaatgatttttcaaagttttcacgTTTATTCCGTTCCATGTCCTCCTTTTTTAGTTATTTCCCGTTCAATCCTATGGCCTTATTCTGAAGACAGGTTTAACATGAACCATGTTTTAATGATGTGATAGAATTATGGGAAGCCCAAAATGTCAGAATTAAGTTTATATTGTATGCTTCTCATGTTAACTCTGCCCTTTCCTacttctttaatggtgaagacaactatCTTATTTATCCTTCCCAGACAGTTAAGATTTTTTTGAGGGACAAATGAGCTGCACGATTCCTTGTATCTGTACTGTTAAAGATTTATGTCACGATTGGCTTTCAATAGTTAAACCGCAATTTAagccagagtttaaattaaacatgTCTTCAGAATATACGCGCCTTTATCTGTTCTCATTAAGTCACCGTTACTATTTCCTTTGTCTCCTTTAGTTTTTGTTACACTTCAGCCTATAATTTTCCTGGAGTCATTGATTAGAACATTCAACACTTCTCACGCCTAGCACTTTCACTTGCTATGATTCACACCTCTTAACGGCAATAACATCGAGATTAGAGAAGAAAACCTATAGAATAACTAGATAGCTTTATTTACAAGAAAGTGATTGAATATTTTGGAAGTCGACTATTTCGAGTTTAGTTCGGAAGCGACCTCAGCCATTATTCCATTGAGAAAGGTAGTTGCAATGGATAAAGCATCGTCTGGCAGCCCAAAATCGACTTCTGGCATAGACATTTCAAGCACGACGTCACTGTTGTCGTCATCCAAGAGATCATCATCAAAGTCTGTCAGATCACTAACAGTTGTGAACGTGTCGACATCGTATTCATCATCGCTGGCGATGCTGGAAAGGCTGTCATTATCCATTTGATCCATAAACCTTAGCAGACTAGATGTAGAATCCGATAGGAACGATTCGCCATCACCTTCAATGGAGACATGAGCAGATCGATAAGAGTCATCGACGTTGTCGTCTTGGCCTTCGAATTGCTTTAAGGTGATTACCGGATGGTACAAGGTACTGTGTAAGCCGTCTTCCAAACTCCATTCGGAAGTTGTGTCGCTGTAAGCATCACTGATATTTGTAGAGTGGAACTGTGtttcaataaagaaaagaagatgTTGTAATATTAAAATCGACAGAAATGGGCCTTCAAAGTACGTTAAGGAAAAAGTACTTTAAAAGTCGGTGAGAGATCTTAAAGTAGAAAATTTGCAGAGCCATTATAGACCtagaaagaaaa
It contains:
- the LOC121424792 gene encoding uncharacterized protein LOC121424792, with amino-acid sequence MFENYYNLSLYTVTEDDTDGLRKNALTTEALKMFHSTNISDAYSDTTSEWSLEDGLHSTLYHPVITLKQFEGQDDNVDDSYRSAHVSIEGDGESFLSDSTSSLLRFMDQMDNDSLSSIASDDEYDVDTFTTVSDLTDFDDDLLDDDNSDVVLEMSMPEVDFGLPDDALSIATTFLNGIMAEVASELNSK